The following coding sequences lie in one Microvirga sp. 17 mud 1-3 genomic window:
- a CDS encoding replication protein: MNNIVEFARPRLDASKDLPNQDLSSPVHQLTVMRRLSREWRAILSDREYAVLSYIIDHTVCWGRQTYRFTYRSLSEGTSVSPAGLNKTKKQLTEVLRALERLGVITIAPNKRDGLTITPNLRWKPSFAVPKRLQGGAENQPSEGVKSNPQREGFPSPLLEEHFRGTDRRTVAPASAVAGSDNPLKLSEQPKATYRVRSRPTGNLLAKPEPEPTAQPSGQDRPRTGIADHGEFSFGDAQRVAKGPLAPANPQTAASARETASRTLKNPGALQRTWTAAWGCAFDEVPGAVCPAWTKTEMGMVKSALAARWTQDAASLHGFLEWIVTDWSNIVGTHFAWMKRDPAPSLPSIRFVMTFKDRFFQAWNRRTVDKAIDGLSGEERRRRELMMRQGKTLEEANLLIAEERAQVRLRDEIEAGKKRAASMLQEARLTKDSTERMLRQPHARRNVVPLMPSPVTPAWELTEQEYTDTAALLGDLMKTMETNNQAQFQGA, from the coding sequence GTGAACAACATTGTTGAATTTGCTCGTCCGCGTCTGGATGCCTCCAAGGACCTGCCGAACCAGGACCTGTCTAGCCCGGTCCACCAGTTAACCGTGATGCGCCGCCTATCACGTGAGTGGCGGGCCATCTTGTCCGACCGTGAATACGCGGTCTTGTCGTACATCATCGATCATACGGTTTGCTGGGGCCGCCAGACCTACCGGTTCACCTACCGTTCGCTGTCCGAGGGCACCTCTGTTTCACCGGCCGGGCTCAACAAGACGAAAAAGCAACTCACCGAGGTACTCCGGGCTTTGGAGCGGCTGGGAGTAATCACTATCGCGCCGAACAAGCGGGACGGCCTCACCATCACTCCGAACCTGAGGTGGAAACCAAGCTTTGCCGTACCTAAGCGTCTACAAGGGGGAGCGGAAAACCAACCCTCCGAGGGAGTGAAATCCAACCCCCAGAGGGAGGGATTTCCCTCCCCCCTCTTAGAGGAACACTTTAGGGGAACAGATAGAAGAACAGTAGCTCCGGCATCCGCCGTCGCTGGGTCGGATAATCCGCTCAAACTTTCCGAACAACCGAAGGCCACCTATCGGGTCAGGTCGCGCCCAACCGGAAACCTTCTCGCCAAGCCCGAGCCGGAACCTACCGCTCAACCGTCCGGCCAAGATCGCCCACGGACCGGGATCGCCGATCATGGCGAATTTTCGTTCGGAGACGCCCAGCGGGTGGCAAAGGGTCCCCTGGCCCCGGCGAACCCGCAAACGGCCGCCAGCGCCCGCGAGACGGCGTCGAGGACCCTGAAAAATCCCGGAGCCCTCCAGCGCACCTGGACCGCCGCCTGGGGCTGCGCCTTCGACGAGGTCCCCGGTGCCGTCTGCCCGGCCTGGACCAAGACCGAGATGGGCATGGTCAAATCGGCCCTGGCCGCCAGATGGACCCAGGACGCCGCGAGCCTGCACGGCTTCCTCGAATGGATCGTCACCGACTGGTCCAACATCGTCGGCACCCATTTCGCCTGGATGAAGCGCGACCCGGCCCCGTCCCTGCCGTCGATCCGCTTCGTGATGACGTTCAAGGATCGGTTCTTCCAAGCCTGGAACCGGCGCACCGTGGACAAGGCCATCGACGGGCTTTCCGGCGAGGAACGTCGCCGCCGCGAACTGATGATGCGCCAGGGCAAGACCCTGGAAGAGGCTAACCTGCTGATCGCCGAGGAGCGGGCTCAGGTCCGGCTGCGCGACGAGATCGAGGCGGGCAAGAAGCGGGCCGCGTCCATGCTCCAGGAGGCCCGGCTGACCAAGGACAGCACCGAGCGGATGCTGCGCCAGCCCCACGCGCGGCGTAACGTCGTGCCGCTCATGCCGAGCCCGGTCACCCCGGCCTGGGAACTCACCGAGCAGGAATACACCGATACCGCCGCCCTGCTAGGCGACCTCATGAAGACGATGGAGACAAACAATCAAGCCCAATTTCAAGGAGCGTGA
- a CDS encoding recombinase family protein has product MKQAVAYIRVSTAKQGKSGLGMDAQREAIERFTAAEGIEVAAIFTEVETGKGSDALDRRPELAKALATARKLKAPVIVAKLDRLSRDVHFISGLMAQRVPFLVAELGADTDPFVLHLYAALAEKERALIASRTKAALQAKKAAGTKLGNRKNLGEAQKLGAAANAQAADAFAANVLPIVRSIEAAGVTSLRRIADALNARGVQTPRGGQWHAKSVGRLMERAA; this is encoded by the coding sequence ATGAAACAGGCCGTCGCTTACATCCGGGTCAGCACCGCGAAGCAGGGCAAGAGCGGCCTGGGCATGGATGCGCAGCGTGAGGCCATCGAGCGCTTCACAGCCGCCGAAGGCATCGAGGTCGCCGCGATCTTCACCGAAGTTGAGACTGGCAAGGGCTCCGATGCCCTGGATCGCCGTCCGGAGCTTGCCAAGGCCCTCGCTACGGCCCGGAAACTTAAGGCCCCCGTCATCGTGGCGAAGTTGGACCGCCTGTCCCGTGACGTGCATTTCATCTCTGGCCTGATGGCGCAGCGGGTGCCGTTCCTGGTGGCGGAGCTTGGGGCCGATACGGACCCTTTCGTGCTCCACCTCTATGCGGCCCTTGCCGAGAAAGAGCGGGCGTTGATTGCCTCCCGGACCAAGGCCGCCCTCCAGGCGAAGAAAGCGGCCGGGACAAAGCTCGGCAACAGGAAGAACCTAGGCGAGGCCCAGAAGCTCGGAGCGGCCGCCAATGCACAGGCAGCCGATGCCTTCGCCGCGAATGTTCTCCCCATCGTGCGCAGCATTGAGGCCGCCGGGGTCACGTCTCTCCGGAGGATCGCCGATGCTCTCAATGCGCGGGGAGTGCAGACGCCGCGTGGTGGTCAGTGGCATGCGAAATCAGTCGGACGGCTAATGGAGCGGGCTGCATGA